A segment of the Populus alba chromosome 9, ASM523922v2, whole genome shotgun sequence genome:
ACTATTCCAATTGGAGATACTAACCTGTCCCTGGCGAAAAAGAGCTTTAGCATTGTTTTCTCCATCACGTATTGCAAAGTCTGTGTCCACAAGAGCTCCTTTCAGATCCCCCAGTTTCAACTTAGAAGCCTACACAGAAGATCGAAAGCTTCAGTAGCCAGTGGCGGTAAAAATATCCAGATGATAATGAGAACAAGAACTTACTGCACTGTTTGTGAATATCTGTGACTTCGCCTTCCTCAAAGCTGAACTCTTCTCTGCAAAGCCACCAGAAGAAAAGgtatataaatacatcaaaatgcaACCGAGTCACTGGGAATAATTAGCATAGCATTAAGAACACCGAGGTTTAAAGGAACTATAAAGCATATGGACCGCAGAGATTGTGCACCTTCATCAATCCCTTCTTTCTCCCAACAGATATCCAGATAGCGTAAAGCCTTCCGGTACTTTTTTAGCGCCATCTTATAGTCTTgtttctaaaaacattaattagaaaTCAGGTCATCAACACGTgttaatgaagaaaatgatgaagaaaaacaaaaacgcCCATAGACGGTAGAGATTATTAATGGCTTGAAAAAATCAGTTCAACAAAAACCTTCACACCCCAACAATGTATATTGTCAACTAGAGTTcctgaattttctttttgagtCCTGATAATTGCTATAACAATAAGTTGTACCAATGTGCCTTTGgtgcaaaaacaaacatcaacCGAACATGAAAACCATTACCTTGAAATGTTCATTTCCAAAAGCCTTAATAGAATCTACAGCGCTCATCCACCATGACAGTTCTTTAGGAATCTCGTTAAGGTCAGCTGGCCAATCGGGATAAGCATCACCATCCTTGAAGAAATTACATATCCCATCATCTGCACCCTCGGGAATCTCTCCACAATCAACAATTATAACATCAGAAGCAGGACAGTCAGCATCACCAGTTGTAACATGCTCCATTGAACGAACAATTCCCATTCCTTTAACAACCTTGCCAAATACAACATGTTTTCCATCCAAATGAGAAGTGCGAGTTGTCGTGATAAAGAACTGTGAACCATTTGTGTTTGGGCCAGAATTGGCCATGGATAGCATCCCCTTCCTTTCATGTTTCAGTTCAAAATTTTCATCCTCGAATTTCAAGCCATAAATAGATTCCCCTCCAGTGCCATCTCCAGCAGAGATATCTCCACCTTGAACCATAAAACCTTTGATAACACGATGAAAACAACACCCCTGATATCCAcaaaataacaagtaaaatcAACTGCAACAAGCTTAAACTTTCCTTCCCGTAGGCCTTTATAGCCAATGCTGTGCacatataaataataacttCTGTCATATGCAATGGGCAATCAATAAAAAAGTCAAGCCTATAGGTTGCCTAGAAATATTGATTgagaaaaatgaagaacaatAATATCAATACCAAAGCACAGGAACTTTATTTaccaccaaaaaataaaaaaaataaaacctcaaCCTgaagccagaaaaaaaaaaaggaaaagaaatagaaaCTGCCTGCCATGGCATTTCCAGTGGTCCAAAACCAGAAACCATCATTGCTGCAGTATCTCGAAGTACTGGGAAAAGAATACTTGACGATTCTTTAGaatcaagtaattaaaaaaGGCACGAAGTCACGACTACTACTTCTCTAAACAATCAAGGACAAAAATGACTTTTTCATCATGAACCGAAAACCTAACTTCTACCCAgaaaagcttctttctttctcacgTCTCAATGACCAAACCCGAAAAGGTTTCGTTTTCAAAACTTAGCATCGAAAACCAAAAGTAGAAAAGTGAAACAATCATCACAATCAAATACCATGATACCTAACAATATCCAAAATCAAAAGACTTTAGTGCCCTTAAAATTCCCAAAAGTACCATCAGGTTTTAAACACCAAAAGATGTCTTTAATCAAGTACAAGCATAGTTAGCACACACCTTGGTGTTTGAtcacagataaaaaaaaaaaaaacaaacaaacaaaacaacagTAAACACTACCAACCCAAGTGGGACAAAACTGTATTTTCATCAACCAATCAAAAAACTAACTTGAACCCATCAACACAAACACATAACATACAcagaattattaaaaagttaCTGAAATAAAGCTAATACCTTGTAATGAAGAGGGACACCGGTGTTAGGTCCAACGCCTTTCTCACCAGTGCAAAGAGCTCTAAAATTCTCTGCAGTTTTAGGAACAACATCGTTGTAGAGCTCTATTACTATCCTTCCTTCCAACTCACCTCCTATGCTTATGTCTAGGAAACACCTTGACCTCCCCATCTCTCTCCCTATTTTCCTCtctgtatttttcttcttcGCTTGCTATATATGTAGAAGAAAGAGTTTGGGATTCTAGAGAATTCTTTGCATAAAAGGAAGTAAGTGAAACCACCCCGGACTGGTCCCCTTATATAGTAAACAATTCATACAGTTAGCACTCCAACTTCATTTCACTTCTTGCAATTAatgtaaacaaaaagaaaagaaaaattcagaCTGCCTGCCTGTCAACGGCATTTTCAGACGTGTCTCTCTCCTTGTTTCAACACAACGTACAGTTTTGTGGctatttttctcttgttttcaaaattggtagaataatataatttaaagaaatagtGAAATAACactgtttttactttttactcgTCACAATTGAACACCATATTTAAAATtgttactatttaaaaatataatatttcaaataaattgcgGAATGAACTGCATGAATAAAGACGAGGAGAGAGGgggaaaaacatcaaaactcTGATTATAATgctataatcattaaaaaaatttttgacTAATCTAACAAATCAAGGAAGGTTATCGGCTGTAACATGAGTGAGTCATACTTGTTCTTCAAAAACAAAGGGTAGCCTACTTGCTTTTAGCATATTAgagttattaaatttatcttgttaggattttttaataatattaatagtgtTGTAATAGGAGCTTTAATATGCTTtccaaaaaattattcttttctttttttattataatttgtatatttcatatcatgatttatttaaaatattgttatcaATAACAAGTTTGAATATCACATTTTTCAATCATGACATGGAAATTTTAtgctatttttctaattatttttaaaatagtattattttgcATGGGGTTCATATATAATGTCTAGATAAATATTAGTTACGTGACCCATACTTTACCGctagtcaaatatttttatctcctattaaaaaaattgtctataatagtttttttctatgcattttttgtatttggaagaaattttttaagtgaaaatcaaAAAGTTCATGCATGCATGTAACAAAATAAATCGAGAATTATGTGTcctaatagattttaaaaaaatcattaacgctagataaaaataaagctgaaaaaataaagaaatggatGTATATCAAAATATGTAATCTCACGAGAAGAAATATTTACCCGATTGTGTTTGTCAAGTCTtgttaatcaaaatatttttttatttaatcaaacgaCAATAATATTAGACACACATTaagttgattaaataaaataaaatgaaagaaatatcaTGCAAAGTTACATGtatcataaaaattatctaaaaattttgttttttatttaaaataaataaatttcatttatacaaaagattttaaaaatgtatatgaataaaaaaaaactacttcaaAGATTAAACACacataagataatttaaaaaacaatccttATCCAACAAAGGTTAAATaagcaaattttaaaaataaatgatattaattgaaacataaatttaaaaaatatttttaaaaataaatattaaaaaaaagtatcaattaaaagataaaaataataataaccctAATATTGTGATTTAACTTGACAAACCTATAATTCAGGTTATGGACTGAAAGgggttaaataatttttctctctctttaattcACACCTAACCTAAATatattagagagagaaaagggagggaaaaaaaaagccaaaaactaACCTCCACTTGAAAgagttatgaaaaaaataaaaaagtattaatctaaatgcaaatattaaaatattaaaaagcattagtattttaaaaacaagaataaaaataatttagaaaaaaaaatgataggcGTTGCTGGGTCTGGCAAACCATCCCGACCCACCTAGCCCATTCAATAGGGCTCATGTGTGTGTGGgcctttttattttgtatatggATGGATAAAATGTCATTtactctatttaaaaaaaacatataatttttaacataaaaatatattattctggTGATTTAAATCAATGTTAactatattttctttctctatatCGGAATGAAGcgacctcttttctttcttatctaaaatcagaaattgaaaaataacacaaataaatttttatatcaaaataaaattggtaaaaTACTGTGATACTAATCATTTATAGTTTCTAAAGtgtaaagatcaaattaaacCTTTTGTATTAACTTTGAAATCATCATCCATTTATggtctcattttttattttagtccctaatctttaaattttatccttaaacaataatttttattcaactacccaaccaaaaaatattaagttgaaattaaaaaaatatagtttccaAAGAaccttttaaaacacaaaaata
Coding sequences within it:
- the LOC118058682 gene encoding peptidyl-prolyl cis-trans isomerase CYP40 isoform X2; the protein is MAGSFYFFSFFFFWLQGCCFHRVIKGFMVQGGDISAGDGTGGESIYGLKFEDENFELKHERKGMLSMANSGPNTNGSQFFITTTRTSHLDGKHVVFGKVVKGMGIVRSMEHVTTGDADCPASDVIIVDCGEIPEGADDGICNFFKDGDAYPDWPADLNEIPKELSWWMSAVDSIKAFGNEHFKKQDYKMALKKYRKALRYLDICWEKEGIDEEKSSALRKAKSQIFTNSAASKLKLGDLKGALVDTDFAIRDGENNAKALFRQGQAYMALNDVDAAAESFKKALQLEPNDAGIKRELNAARKKINERRDREKKQYEKMFKTSDSTSAEP
- the LOC118058682 gene encoding peptidyl-prolyl cis-trans isomerase CYP40 isoform X1, whose product is MGRSRCFLDISIGGELEGRIVIELYNDVVPKTAENFRALCTGEKGVGPNTGVPLHYKGCCFHRVIKGFMVQGGDISAGDGTGGESIYGLKFEDENFELKHERKGMLSMANSGPNTNGSQFFITTTRTSHLDGKHVVFGKVVKGMGIVRSMEHVTTGDADCPASDVIIVDCGEIPEGADDGICNFFKDGDAYPDWPADLNEIPKELSWWMSAVDSIKAFGNEHFKKQDYKMALKKYRKALRYLDICWEKEGIDEEKSSALRKAKSQIFTNSAASKLKLGDLKGALVDTDFAIRDGENNAKALFRQGQAYMALNDVDAAAESFKKALQLEPNDAGIKRELNAARKKINERRDREKKQYEKMFKTSDSTSAEP